A window of Ipomoea triloba cultivar NCNSP0323 chromosome 2, ASM357664v1 contains these coding sequences:
- the LOC116009865 gene encoding NEDD8-activating enzyme E1 regulatory subunit AXR1-like isoform X1: MAEPKVKYDRQLRIWGDQGQAALEKASICLLNCGPTGSETLKNLVLGGVGSITVVDGSKVEVGDLGNNFMVDESNVGQSKARCVCSFLQELNDAVKARFIEEYPKELIETNPSFFSQFTLVVATQLGEDSMVKLDRICREANVILVFARSYGLTGLVRISVKEHTVIESKPDHFLDDLRLNNPWPELQRFAETIDLNTSDPVIHKHTPYVIILVKLAEEWVKTHDGKLPSTREEKKAFKDFIKSRMTAIDEDNYKEAMEASFKVFASRGISSSVQQIINDNFAEVNSNSSEFWIMVAALKEFIANEGNGEVPLEGSIPDMTSSTELYVNLQNVYQAKAEADFLAMEQRVRDILKRIGRDPGSISKANIKSFCKNARKLAVCRYRSIEEEFNSPAQPELQKYLTDEEYRNLQEANPKVLPENIAVGFYILLRAADRFAANYNKFPGQLDGEMDEDISRLKTTAVSLLNDLGCNGSTLTEDLINEMCRYGAAELHAVAAFIGGIASQEVIKLITRQFVPMPGTFIFNGIDHKSQLLFL, translated from the exons ATGGCGGAACCCAAAGTTAAATACGATCGTCAACTCAG GATATGGGGTGATCAGGGACAGGCTGCCTTGGAGAAAGCCAGTATATGTTTACTTAATTGTGGGCCTACTGGTTCTGAAACTTTAAAGAATCTTGTTCTTGGTGGGGTTGGAAGTATCACTGTTGTTGATGGATCTAAAGTGGAAGTTGGTGACCTTGGAAATAACTtcatgg TGGATGAATCAAATGTCGGACAATCCAAGGCAAGATGCGTATGCTCATTTCTTCAAGAGCTAAATGATGCTGTTAAAGCCAGATTCATAGAGGAGTATCCAAAGGAACTAATTGAGACAAATCCTTCTTTCTTTTCACAATTCACCTTGGTTGTTGCTACACAG TTGGGTGAAGATTCAATGGTGAAATTGGATAGGATCTGTCGGGAGGCAAATGTCATTTTAGTATTTGCACGGTCCTATGGACTCACTGGCCTTGTCAGGATCAGTGTGAAG GAACATACTGTGATCGAGTCAAAGCCTGATCATTTTCTGGATGACCTTCGGCTCAATAATCCGTGGCCAGAACTGCAAAG GTTTGCTGAAACAATTGATCTGAATACATCTGATCCTGTAATTCATAAGCATACCCCATATGTTATCATTCTTGTAAAGTTGGCTGAGGAGTGGGTCAAAACTCATGATGGAAAACTTCCATCAACCAGGGAAGAGAAAAAGGCATTCAAG GATTTTATTAAATCCCGGATGACTGCAATAGATGAAGACAACTACAAAGAAGCAATGGAAGCTTCATTCAAAGTGTTTGCTTCTCGTGGAATTA GTTCAAGCGTTCAGCAAATAATTAATGACAACTTTGCTGAAGTAAATTCTAATTCATCAGAATTTTGGATAATGGTGGCAGCTTTGAAG GAGTTCATAGCTAATGAAGGCAATGGAGAGGTACCTCTTGAGGGATCAATACCAGATATGACCTCCTCCACAGA GCTATATGTAAACCTACAAAATGTCTACCAAGCCAAAGCTGAGGCTGATTTTCTTGCTATGGAGCAACGTGTGAGGGATATACTAAAGAGAATTGGTAGAGATCCAGGTAGCATCTCAAAGGCAAACATAAAGAGCTTCTGTAAAAATGCAAGAAAGCTCGCA GTTTGCAGATATCGCTCCATTGAGGAGGAGTTCAACTCTCCTGCCCAACCAGAGTTGCAGAAGTATCTCACAGACGAAGAATATAG GAATCTACAAGAAGCGAACCCTAAAGTCCTTCCTGAAAA TATTGCTGTGGGTTTCTATATTTTGCTTCGAGCAGCTGACCGCTTTGCTGCTAACTATAATAAATTCCCGGGGCAACTAGACGG TGAGATGGATGAGGACATATCCAGGTTGAAAACTACTGCCGTCAGCCTACTGAATGACTTAGGTTGCAATGGCTCCACCTTGACAGAGGACCTTATTAATGAGATGTGCAGATATGGTGCTGCTGAACTTCATGCTGTAGCTGCCTTCATTGGAGGAATTGCATCACAGGAGGTGATCAAG CTAATCACAAGGCAATTTGTTCCAATGCCCGGGACATTTATCTTCAATGGCATTGACCACAAGTCTCAGCTGTTGTTCCTGTAG
- the LOC116009865 gene encoding NEDD8-activating enzyme E1 regulatory subunit AXR1-like isoform X2, giving the protein MAEPKVKYDRQLRIWGDQGQAALEKASICLLNCGPTGSETLKNLVLGGVGSITVVDGSKVEVGDLGNNFMVDESNVGQSKARCVCSFLQELNDAVKARFIEEYPKELIETNPSFFSQFTLVVATQLGEDSMVKLDRICREANVILVFARSYGLTGLVRISVKEHTVIESKPDHFLDDLRLNNPWPELQRFAETIDLNTSDPVIHKHTPYVIILVKLAEEWVKTHDGKLPSTREEKKAFKDFIKSRMTAIDEDNYKEAMEASFKVFASRGISSSVQQIINDNFAEVNSNSSEFWIMVAALKEFIANEGNGEVPLEGSIPDMTSSTELYVNLQNVYQAKAEADFLAMEQRVRDILKRIGRDPGSISKANIKSFCKNARKLAVCRYRSIEEEFNSPAQPELQKYLTDEEYSIAVGFYILLRAADRFAANYNKFPGQLDGEMDEDISRLKTTAVSLLNDLGCNGSTLTEDLINEMCRYGAAELHAVAAFIGGIASQEVIKLITRQFVPMPGTFIFNGIDHKSQLLFL; this is encoded by the exons ATGGCGGAACCCAAAGTTAAATACGATCGTCAACTCAG GATATGGGGTGATCAGGGACAGGCTGCCTTGGAGAAAGCCAGTATATGTTTACTTAATTGTGGGCCTACTGGTTCTGAAACTTTAAAGAATCTTGTTCTTGGTGGGGTTGGAAGTATCACTGTTGTTGATGGATCTAAAGTGGAAGTTGGTGACCTTGGAAATAACTtcatgg TGGATGAATCAAATGTCGGACAATCCAAGGCAAGATGCGTATGCTCATTTCTTCAAGAGCTAAATGATGCTGTTAAAGCCAGATTCATAGAGGAGTATCCAAAGGAACTAATTGAGACAAATCCTTCTTTCTTTTCACAATTCACCTTGGTTGTTGCTACACAG TTGGGTGAAGATTCAATGGTGAAATTGGATAGGATCTGTCGGGAGGCAAATGTCATTTTAGTATTTGCACGGTCCTATGGACTCACTGGCCTTGTCAGGATCAGTGTGAAG GAACATACTGTGATCGAGTCAAAGCCTGATCATTTTCTGGATGACCTTCGGCTCAATAATCCGTGGCCAGAACTGCAAAG GTTTGCTGAAACAATTGATCTGAATACATCTGATCCTGTAATTCATAAGCATACCCCATATGTTATCATTCTTGTAAAGTTGGCTGAGGAGTGGGTCAAAACTCATGATGGAAAACTTCCATCAACCAGGGAAGAGAAAAAGGCATTCAAG GATTTTATTAAATCCCGGATGACTGCAATAGATGAAGACAACTACAAAGAAGCAATGGAAGCTTCATTCAAAGTGTTTGCTTCTCGTGGAATTA GTTCAAGCGTTCAGCAAATAATTAATGACAACTTTGCTGAAGTAAATTCTAATTCATCAGAATTTTGGATAATGGTGGCAGCTTTGAAG GAGTTCATAGCTAATGAAGGCAATGGAGAGGTACCTCTTGAGGGATCAATACCAGATATGACCTCCTCCACAGA GCTATATGTAAACCTACAAAATGTCTACCAAGCCAAAGCTGAGGCTGATTTTCTTGCTATGGAGCAACGTGTGAGGGATATACTAAAGAGAATTGGTAGAGATCCAGGTAGCATCTCAAAGGCAAACATAAAGAGCTTCTGTAAAAATGCAAGAAAGCTCGCA GTTTGCAGATATCGCTCCATTGAGGAGGAGTTCAACTCTCCTGCCCAACCAGAGTTGCAGAAGTATCTCACAGACGAAGAATATAG TATTGCTGTGGGTTTCTATATTTTGCTTCGAGCAGCTGACCGCTTTGCTGCTAACTATAATAAATTCCCGGGGCAACTAGACGG TGAGATGGATGAGGACATATCCAGGTTGAAAACTACTGCCGTCAGCCTACTGAATGACTTAGGTTGCAATGGCTCCACCTTGACAGAGGACCTTATTAATGAGATGTGCAGATATGGTGCTGCTGAACTTCATGCTGTAGCTGCCTTCATTGGAGGAATTGCATCACAGGAGGTGATCAAG CTAATCACAAGGCAATTTGTTCCAATGCCCGGGACATTTATCTTCAATGGCATTGACCACAAGTCTCAGCTGTTGTTCCTGTAG
- the LOC116003959 gene encoding aconitate hydratase, cytoplasmic-like — protein sequence MYISSYSSYSAATSLLRGSSSALCRSRLFSSASPLYRTYQSPSFRQQPYRSLSFSSALRSIRSSVPRWSHGVDWKSPAIPASQIRIASPVLSDFHRKIATMASENPFKGILTCLPKPGGGEFGKFYSLPALNDPRIDKLPYSIRILLESAIRNCDNFQVKKEDVDKIIDWENSAPKLVEIPFKPARVLLQDFTGVPAVVDLACMRDAMNNLGSDSDKINPLVPVDLVIDHSVQVDVARSENAVQANMQLEFQRNKERFAFLKWGSNAFRNMLVVPPGSGIVHQVNLEYLGRVVFNTDGILYPDSVVGTDSHTTMIDGLGVAGWGVGGIEAEAAMLGQPMSMVLPGVVGFKLAGKLRNGVTATDLVLTVTQMLRKHGVVGKFVEFHGDGVGELSLADRATIANMSPEYGATMGFFPVDHVTLQYLKLTGRSDETVAMIEAYLRANNMFVDYNEPQQERVYSSSLQLDLEDVEPCLSGPKRPHDRVPLKEMKSDWHSCLDNKVGFKGFAVPKEAQEKVAKFSFHGQPAELKHGSVVIAAITSCTNTSNPSVMLGAALVAKKASELGLHVKPWVKTSLAPGSGVVTKYLLQSGLQEYLNQQGFHIVGYGCTTCIGNSGDLDESVSSAISDNDIVAAAVLSGNRNFEGRVHPLTRANYLASPPLVVAYALAGTVDIDFETQPIGVGKDGKDVYFKDIWPSTEEIAEAVQSSVLPDMFKSTYEAITKGNPMWNQLSVPEAKLYSWEPSSTYIHEPPYFKGMTMDPPGPHGVKDAYCLLNFGDSITTDHISPAGSIHKDSPAAKFLLERGVDRKDFNSYGSRRGNDEIMARGTFANIRLVNKLLNGEVGPKTVHIPTGEKLYVFDAAMRYKSAGQDTVILAGAEYGSGSSRDWAAKGPMLLGVKAVIAKSFERIHRSNLVGMGIIPLCFKAGEDADTLGLTGHERYTIDLPSKISEIRPGQDVTVQTDTGKCFTCIARFDTEVELAYFNHGGILPYVIRQLTKQ from the exons ATGTATATAAGCTCCTACTCTTCTTACTCGGCCGCCACTTCACTCTTGCGAGGCTCCTCGTCCGCATTGTGCCGCTCGCGTCTCTTCTCTTCCGCTTCTCCGCTCTACAGAACCTACCAGAGCCCCTCGTTTCGCCAGCAGCCGTATCGGTCGTTGAGCTTCTCGTCTGCTCTGCGATCGATCCGTTCCTCCGTGCCCCGCTGGAGTCACGGCGTTGATTGGAAGTCACCTGCTATCCCTGCCTCTCAGATCAGGATCGCCTCTCCCGTTTTGAGCGATTTCCATCGGAAGATCGCTACTATGG CATCTGAGAATCCGTTCAAGGGAATCCTTACCTGTCTCCCCAAGCCAGGAGGGGGTGAATTCGGAAAGTTCTATAGCCTTCCTGCTCTCAATGATCCACGGATTG ATAAGCTGCCATACTCTATTAGGATACTTCTTGAATCAGCAATTCGTAATTGCGACAACTTTCAAGTGAAGAAGGAAGATGTTGATAAGATCATTGACTGGGAAAACTCTGCTCCTAAGCTGGTTGAGATACCATTCAAACCAGCCCGTGTGTTATTGCAA GACTTTACTGGTGTCCCAGCAGTGGTGGACCTTGCTTGCATGCGAGATGCTATGAACAACCTTGGCAGTGATTCTGACAAGATCAACCCCCTG GTTCCTGTAGATCTAGTTATTGATCACTCAGTTCAAGTTGATGTTGCAAGGTCAGAAAATGCAGTCCAAGCTAATATGCAGCTTGAATTCCAGAGAAACAAGGAAAGATTTGCCTTTCTTAAATGGGGATCTAATGCTTTCCGCAACATGCTTGTTGTCCCACCTGGTTCTGGAATTGTCCATCAG GTGAACCTTGAGTATCTTGGACGGGTTGTGTTCAACACTGATGGCATACTTTATCCAGATAGTGTGGTTGGAACAGATTCCCATACCACTATGATTGATGGCCTAGGAGTTGCTGGCTGGGGTGTAGGAGGTATCGAAGCGGAAGCAGCAATGCTTGGTCAG CCAATGAGTATGGTGTTGCCTGGAGTTGTTGGGTTCAAGTTAGCAGGGAAATTGCGCAATGGTGTCACAGCGACAGATTTAGTTTTAACTGTGACACAAATGCTGAGGAAGCATGGTGTTGTTGGAAAGTTCGTTGAATTCCATG GTGATGGTGTGGGTGAACTATCATTAGCTGACAGAGCAACCATTGCTAACATGTCTCCTGAATATGGTGCAACTATGGGATTCTTCCCTGTAGATCATGTTACTTTGCAATATCTTAAATTGACTGGGAGAAGTGATGAGACT GTGGCGATGATTGAGGCTTATCTTCGTGCAAATAACATGTTTGTTGACTATAATGAG CCTCAACAAGAAAGAGTGTATTCGTCTTCCTTGCAACTGGACCTTGAAGATGTTGAACCATGTTTGTCAGGGCCAAAAAG ACCACATGATCGTGTACCTCTCAAAGAGATGAAGTCTGATTGGCATTCCTGCCTTGATAACAAAGTGGGATTCAAG GGTTTTGCTGTGCCTAAGGAGGCACAAGAAAAAGTGGCAAAGTTTTCTTTCCATGGACAGCCTGCAGAACTCAAACATGGTAGTGTTGTAATTGCTGCCATCACAAGTTGCACAAATACATCAAATCCTAGTGTTATGCTGGGAGCAGCACTTGTGGCTAAAAAGGCCTCTGAGTTGGGTCTACAT GTTAAAccatgggttaaaacaagcctTGCCCCGGGATCTGGAgttgttacaaaatatttacTTCAAAG TGGGCTGCAGGAGTATCTGAACCAGCAAGGTTTCCATATTGTTGGATATGGCTGCACTACCTGCATTGGCAATTCTGGTGACTTAGATGAGTCAGTTTCTTCTGCTATATCTGACAATG ACATTGTTGCAGCTGCTGTACTTTCTGGAAACCGTAATTTTGAGGGCCGTGTTCATCCCTTAACACGGGCTAACTACCTTGCTTCACCTCCTCTAGTGGTTGCCTATGCACTTGCTGGCACG GTTGATATTGATTTTGAGACACAGCCAATTGGGGTAGGGAAGGATGGTAAGGATGTTTATTTCAAAGATATCTGGCCATCAACAGAGGAAATTGCAGAG GCTGTTCAATCAAGTGTATTGCCAGATATGTTTAAGAGTACGTATGAAGCTATTACGAAAGGGAACCCTATGTGGAATCAGTTGTCAGTCCCAGAAGCCAAGTTGTACTCATGGGAACCAAGTTCTACATACATTCATGAGCCACCATATTTCAAAGGCATGACCATGGACCCTCCAGGGCCTCATGGAGTAAAGGATGCCTATTGCTTGTTGAATTTTGGCGACAGTATAACCACAGATCACATCTCCCCTGCTGGAAGCATTCACAAGGATAGTCCAGCTGCTAAGTTCCTCCTTGAGCGTGGGGTGGATCGCAAGGACTTCAACTCTTATGGCAGTCGGCGTGGCAATGATGAAATTATGGCAAGGGGAACTTTTGCCAATATCCGTCTGGTAAACAAACTGTTAAATGGAGAAGTTGGCCCAAAGACAGTTCACATCCCAACAGGAGAAAAACTCTATGTGTTTGATGCTGCAATG AGATACAAGTCTGCTGGGCAGGATACCGTAATCTTGGCTGGAGCAGAGTATGGAAGTGGAAGCTCCAGAGATTGGGCTGCCAAGGGACCAATGTTGTTG GGAGTAAAAGCAGTAATTGCTAAAAGCTTTGAGAGGATACACCGCAGTAACCTGGTTGGAATGGGCATTATTCCTTTATGTTTCAAGGCTGGAGAAGATGCAGACACACTTGGATTAACAGGCCATGAGCGTTACACCATTGATCTCCCCAGCAAAATTAGTGAGATTCGCCCTGGACAGGATGTTACTGTTCAAACTGACACAGGAAAATGTTTCACATGCATTGCTCGGTTTGATACTGAG GTGGAGTTGGCCTATTTCAACCATGGAGGCATTCTTCCATATGTTATTCGTCAATTGACCAAGCAATGA
- the LOC116011273 gene encoding uncharacterized protein LOC116011273: MGNCMARKAVMVGEDEKKKKNEAPIRDEGKSEEECRKSSTKEGTKQKKAVRFRVDDEEERRKLGVVRIRLVVTREELRQILNGEDSGYSTSSEELLAAIKLGSRRRRTSSRIRMDDQRFSSSDGDMESRKWRPALESIPEF; encoded by the coding sequence ATGGGAAATTGCATGGCGAGAAAAGCAGTTATGGTTGGAGAagatgagaagaagaagaagaacgagGCGCCAATAAGAGATGAAGGAAAATCTGAAGAGGAATGCAGAAAATCATCGACGAAAGAGGGAACGAAGCAGAAAAAAGCAGTTAGGTTTAGGGTGGACGACGAAGAAGAAAGGAGAAAATTAGGGGTTGTGAGGATTAGGCTTGTGGTGACGCGGGAGGAGCTGCGACAAATCTTGAATGGGGAGGACTCGGGGTATTCTACTTCCTCCGAGGAATTGCTGGCAGCTATCAAGTTAgggagtagaagaagaagaacaagtaGCAGAATACGCATGGATGATCAACGTTTTTCATCGAGTGATGGAGATATGGAGTCGAGAAAATGGAGACCAGCACTGGAAAGCATCCCAGAGTTCTGA
- the LOC116011191 gene encoding uncharacterized GPI-anchored protein At1g61900-like — translation MRKAALHNVLLLQFVLVLHQCFHESLCSSDVGALAFDFYNIETDASLQNISPSLAPQPLVPLQAPSALRPYIYNGVPKLSGHCSLKFSEADSIFSITAIDCWSSLAPYSASAVCCPQLDASLVILIGHTSKQTQKLSLGETEAKHCLSDVEQILESRGASNNLHEICSISPSNLTASCPVVDINDVESILDSPSLLAACGKIDPTGECCNQVCQNTISAAAEKLAFRNKSVASVSEIPILLEKSSIFCDCKKIVLRWLASKLDSSSANRILRALASCDINKACPLVFPDVKNVSRQCGGKLDNHTPCCDSMKSYLSHLQQQSLITSLQALECAEILGRKLQKANVTNDVFSLCHVNLKDFSLQVNTKDSGCLLPSAPLDLAYDNTSGIGFICDLNDKVVAPWSAASYIPTSSCNKTTALPELPKATSSQKGKGLCFKDMSYSLFFASSMIIQLAF, via the exons ATGAGAAAAGCAGCATTGCATAACGTTCTCCTTCTTCAGTTTGTTCTTGTGTTGCATCAGT GTTTTCATGAGTCCCTTTGCAGTTCAGACGTTGGTGCATTAGCATTTGATTTCTACAATATAGAGACAGATGCGTCTTTACAGAACATCTCTCCCAGTTTGGCTCCTCAGCCTCTAGTTCCCCTTCAAGCACCTTCAGCATTGAGGCCATATATATACAACGGAGTGCCAAAGTTATCAG GACACTGCTCATTAAAATTTTCAGAAGCTGATAGTATATTTAGTATAACAGCAATTGATTGCTGGTCTTCTCTTGCTCCATATTCTGCCAGTGCAGTATGCTGTCCTCAACTGGATGCCAGCCTAGTCATACTTATAGGGCATACCAGCAAACAAACTCAGAAGCTTTCTCTAGGTGAAACAGAAGCAAAGCATTGCCTCTCTGATGTTGAACAAATACTTGAAAGTCGAGGTGCTAGTAATAATCTTCATGAGATTTGTTCAATAAGCCCATCAAACCTGACAGCTTCTTGCCCTGTTGTGGATATTAATGATGTAGAAAGCATTTTAGATTCACCCTCCTTGCTGGCTGCTTGTGGAAAAATTGATCCTACAGGCGAATGCTGCAACCAAGTTTGCCAGAATACCATATCAGCTGCTGCTGAAAAGTTAGCTTTCAGGAATAAATCTGTAGCCAGTGTCAGTGAAATACCTATCTTGCTTGAGAAGTCATCCATTTTTTGTGATTGCAAGAAAATTGTACTCCGATGGCTGGCCAGTAAACTTGATTCTTCTTCTGCAAATAGAATCCTCAGAGCACTTGCAAGTTGTGATATTAACAAAG CTTGTCCTCTGGTGTTTCCTGATGTCAAAAATGTTTCAAGACAATGTGGAGGCAAATTAGATAATCACACACCTTGTTGTGATTCCATGAAGAGTTACCTATCCCACTTGCAACAGCAGAGCCTCATTACAAGCCTGCAAGCTCTAGAATGTGCTGAAATTCTTGGAAGAAAGCTACAGAAAGCTAATGTCACAAATGATGTTTTTAGTCTCTGTCATGTAAATCTCAAAGACTTCTCTCTTCAAG TGAATACAAAAG ACTCTGGCTGTCTCTTGCCCAGTGCACCATTAGATTTAGCATATGACAATACTTCTGGAATTGGCTTCATTTGCGATCTCAACGACAAAGTTGTAGCTCCTTGGTCTGCCGCTTCCTACATTCCTACCTCTTCCTGCAACAAGA CCACTGCACTCCCAGAACTGCCTAAAGCAACATCCTCACAAAAAGGGAAAG GACTTTGCTTCAAAGACATGTCATATTCCCTGTTCTTTGCCTCCTCAATGATCATTCAATTGGCTTTTTAA